A region from the Pithys albifrons albifrons isolate INPA30051 chromosome Z, PitAlb_v1, whole genome shotgun sequence genome encodes:
- the TUSC1 gene encoding tumor suppressor candidate gene 1 protein, producing MRRMRAVGGRWAGGAASGARAGGSAEQGQRGARGGQWRGEARGSPQLLAERYADLAASHGEALRQLEQDEWQNARLRLENVRLRLENRRLRRENRCLFQQALLGPGPDKPSTDPGEEVEALRAQLGRLQERHRRALRHLRRCRVAGGQEASGAEDGELDELLQEEDEQSLDKKSLLPPV from the coding sequence ATGAGGCGCATGCGCGCGGTGGGCGGGCGCTGGGCCGGCGGCGCGGCGAGCGGGGCACGCGCCGGCGGGTCCGCCGAGCAGGGGCAGCGCGGGGCGCGCGGCGGGCAGTGGCGCGGGGAGGCGCGGGGGTCCCCGCAGCTGCTGGCCGAGCGCTACGCGGACCTGGCCGCCAGCCACGGCGAGGCGCTgcggcagctggagcaggacgAGTGGCAGAACGCGCGGCTGCGCCTGGAGAACGTGAGGCTGCGGCTGGAGAACCGCCGCCTGCGCCGCGAGAACCGCTGCCTCTTCCAACAGGCTCTGCTGGGCCCCGGCCCCGACAAGCCCTCTACCGACCCGGGCGAGGAGGTGGAGGCCCTGCGCGCCCAGCTGGGACGGCTGCAGGAGAGACACCGCCGCGCCTTGCGACACCTGCGGCGCTGCCGGGTCGCCGGCGGGCAGGAGGCCTCGGGAGCTGAGGACGGCGAGTTGGacgagctgctgcaggaggaggacgAGCAGTCGTTGGATAAGAAGAGCCTGCTGCCGCCCGTGTAG